The Allostreptomyces psammosilenae sequence TCCCGGCACCCCGGGCTGCGCGAGCGCGTGGTCGACAACGGTGAGCTGCGGCGGTTCGTCAACGTCTACCTCAACGACGAGGACGTCCGGTTCCTGGACGGCATCGCCACCAAGGTCGCCGACGGCGACAGCGTCACCATCCTCCCCGCGGTCGCGGGCGGGGCCCGCTGACCCATGCGTTACGACACGCCGCTGCAGGCCGTCGGCAACACCCCGCTGGTCGGCCTGCCCAGCTTCTCCCCCTCGCCCGAGGTACGGATCTGGGCCAAGCTGGAGGACCGCAACCCCACCGGCTCGGTCAAGGACCGCCCGGCCCTGCACATGATCGAGCGCGCGGAGGCGGACGGCCGGCTCACCCCCGGCTGCACCATCCTGGAGCCCACCAGCGGCAACACCGGCATCTCGCTGGCCATGGCGGCCCGCCTCAAGGGCTACCGGATGGTCTGCGTGATGCCGGAGAACACCTCCGCCGAGCGCCGGCAGCTGCTCGCCATGTGGGGCGCGGAGATCATCTCCTCGCCGGCCGCCGGCGGCTCCAACACCGCCGTGCGCGTGGCCAAGGAGCTGGCCGCCGAGCACCCGGACTGGGTCATGCTCTACCAGTACGGCAACCCGGACAACGCGGGCGCGCACTACGCCACCACCGGCCCGGAGATCCTCGCCGACCTGCCCACCATCACGCACTTCGTGGCCGGGCTCGGCACCACCGGCACGCTGATGGGGGTCGGCCGGTACCTGCGCGAGAAGGTGGAGAACGTCGCCATCGTCGCCGCGGAGCCCCGCTACGACGACCTCGTCTACGGGCTGCGCAACCTCGACGAGGGCTTCGTGCCCGAGCTGTACGACGAGTCCGTGCTCACCACGCGGTTCTCGGTGGGCTCCGAGGACGCCGTGCGGCGCACCCGCGAACTCCTCGCCCAGGAGGGCATCTTCGCCGGCGTCTCCACCGGCGCGGTGCTGCACGCGGCCGTCGGCGTCGCCCGCAAGGCCGCCCGGGCCGGGGAGCGGGCGGACATCGCCTTCGTGGTCGCCGACGGCGGCTGGAAGTACCTGTCCACCGGCATCTACACGGCCGCCAGCACCGAGGAGGCGGTCGCCGCCCTGCACGGCCAGCTCTGGGCCTGAGGCCCCGGACCCGAGCTCCGGACCCGGGCCCCGGGCCCGGGCCCCGGGCCTCAGCCCCGGGGTGTGCGGCGGCCGGCCGAGGAGGCCCCTCGCGCGCCGGCCACGGCGACCACCGTGGCCGGCGTCCGCGTCCCCGGGCCGGCACGCCGGCCCGGGGACGCTGTCGGCCCTAGAGCAGGCTGCGCCACATGTGGACCTCGTCGCGGTCGTCGCCCGGCGCCACGCGCAGCGCGCCCGGCAGCCGGCCGACCTCCTTCCACCCGCAGCGGGCGTAGAAGACCTCCAGGCCCAGCCCGCCACGGAGCGTCAGGTGCAGCGCCTCGTAGCCCAGCGCCCGGCCCTGGCGGTCGACCTCCGCCATCAGCCGCCGCCCCAGCCCCCCGCCCTGGCGGTCCGGACGGACCATCAGCCGCTTGATCGTGCACCAGTGCTCCTGGAGCACGAACCGCTTGCCGGTGAAGAACACCATCGCCACCAGCCGCCCGGCCTCGTCACGGCCCACCAGCAGCCGGTCCGCCCCGTCGGCGAGCCCGGCCAGCGACGCCTCGGCGGTCGGCCGGACATCCTCCCGGTCCACCGGCGGCACGAAGCCCACCGCTCCGCCCGCGTTGGAGACGTCCGTCCACAGCTCCACGATCTCCTCGCGCAGCTCGTCGGTGACGTCCGGATCCAGGGTGAACAGCAGTTCCATGCCCCGAGGGTAATGACCGGAGCGTTTTGGTGTCTATTACTTCCCGGGGCCCCGGCACCCGGTGATTCCGGGCACATAGCCCTGCCGGTGGTAGGTACCAGC is a genomic window containing:
- a CDS encoding PLP-dependent cysteine synthase family protein, whose translation is MRYDTPLQAVGNTPLVGLPSFSPSPEVRIWAKLEDRNPTGSVKDRPALHMIERAEADGRLTPGCTILEPTSGNTGISLAMAARLKGYRMVCVMPENTSAERRQLLAMWGAEIISSPAAGGSNTAVRVAKELAAEHPDWVMLYQYGNPDNAGAHYATTGPEILADLPTITHFVAGLGTTGTLMGVGRYLREKVENVAIVAAEPRYDDLVYGLRNLDEGFVPELYDESVLTTRFSVGSEDAVRRTRELLAQEGIFAGVSTGAVLHAAVGVARKAARAGERADIAFVVADGGWKYLSTGIYTAASTEEAVAALHGQLWA
- a CDS encoding MoaD/ThiS family protein; this translates as MAVEVRIPTILRTYTDGAKAVEGTGSTLDELITDLDSRHPGLRERVVDNGELRRFVNVYLNDEDVRFLDGIATKVADGDSVTILPAVAGGAR
- a CDS encoding GNAT family N-acetyltransferase; this translates as MELLFTLDPDVTDELREEIVELWTDVSNAGGAVGFVPPVDREDVRPTAEASLAGLADGADRLLVGRDEAGRLVAMVFFTGKRFVLQEHWCTIKRLMVRPDRQGGGLGRRLMAEVDRQGRALGYEALHLTLRGGLGLEVFYARCGWKEVGRLPGALRVAPGDDRDEVHMWRSLL